One Anolis carolinensis isolate JA03-04 chromosome 5, rAnoCar3.1.pri, whole genome shotgun sequence DNA segment encodes these proteins:
- the mettl14 gene encoding N6-adenosine-methyltransferase non-catalytic subunit translates to MNSRLQEIRERQKLRRQLLAQQLGAESADSIGAVLNSKDEQREIAETRETSRAAYDTSASNAKRKYPDEGEADEEEIEEYKDEVELQQDEENLPYEEEIYKDSSTFLKGTQSLNPHNDYCQHFVDTGHRPQNFIRDVGLADRFEEYPKLRELIRLKDELISKSNTPPMYLQADLEAFDLRELKFKFDVILMEPPLEEYYRETGITANEKCWTWDDIMKLDIEELAAPRSFVFLWCGSGEGLDLGRVCLRKWGYRRCEDICWIKTNKNNPGKTKTLDPKAVFQRTKEHCLMGIKGTVRRSTDGDFIHANVDIDLIITEEPEIGNIEKPVEIFHIIEHFCLGRRRLHLFGRDSTIRPGWLTVGPTLTNSNFNAETYTSYFTAPNSHLTGCTEEIERLRPKSPPPKDRGGGAPRGGGRGGTSAGRGERGRERNRTNFRGERGGFRGGRGGAHRGGFPPR, encoded by the exons ATGAATAGCCGGCTGCAGGAGATCCGGGAGAGGCAGAAATTGCGGCGGCAGCTCCTGGCCCAGCAG TTGGGGGCCGAAAGCGCCGATAgtattggtgcagtgttgaataGCAAAGATGAACAGAGGGAGATTGCTGAAACAAGAGAAACTTCCAG GGCTGCTTATGACACATCTGCATCAAATGCCAAACGCAAATACCCAGATGAGGGAGAAGCAGACGAAGAGGAAATAGAAGAATATAAG GATGAAGTAGAGCTGCAGCAAGATGAAGAGAACTTGCCATATGAGGAAGAAATTTACAAGGACTCCAGTACTTTCCTTAAG GGAACCCAAAGCTTAAATCCTCACAATGATTATTGCCAGCACTTTGTGGATACTGGGCACAGACCTCAGAACTTCATCAGAGATGTGG GCTTGGCAGATAGATTTGAAGAATATCCGAAGCTTCGGGAGCTCATTAGGTTGAAGGATGAGCTAATATCTAAATCCAACACGCCTCCAAT GTATCTGCAAGCTGACTTGGAAGCTTTTGATCTTCGTGAACTCAAGTTCAAGTTTGATGTTATTCTTATGGAGCCACCTTTAGAAGAATACTACAGGGAGACTGGTATTACAGCTAATGAGAAATGCTGGACTTGGGATGAT ATTATGAAGCTAGACATTGAAGAACTTGCTGCTCCACGATCATTTGTCTTTCTGTGGTGTGGTTCTGGGGAGGGTCTAGATCTTGGCAGAGTG TGTTTGCGCAAATGGGGCTATCGAAGATGTGAGGATATCTGTtggattaaaaccaataaaaacaacCCTGGGAAAACCAAAACTCTGGACCCTAAGGCTGTCTTTCAAAGAACAAAG GAACACTGCCTTATGGGTATTAAAGGAACAGTCCGCCGTAGTACAGATGGAGACTTCATCCATGCAAATGTTGACATTGACTTAATTATCACGGAAGAGCCAGAAATTGGCAATATAGAGAAACCAGTGGAAATCTTTCACATCATTGAACATTTTTGTCTTGGGAGAAGACGGCTTCATCTCTTTGGAAGGGACAGCACAATCCGACCAG gCTGGCTAACAGTGGGACCCACATTGACCAACAGTAACTTCAATGCAGAAACATACACTTCTTATTTCACAGCTCCAAATTCCCACCTCACTGGCTGTACAGAAGAGATTGAGAGACTCCGGCCTAAATCACCGCCACCCAAAGACCGGGGAGGTGGTGCTCCAAGGGGCGGAGGAAGAGGTGGAACTTCAGCTGGCCGAGGAGAaaggggaagggagagaaatcgaACTAATTTCCGGGGGGAAAGGGGTGGATTCCGGGGTGGACGGGGTGGTGCCCACCGGGGAGGCTTTCCTCCTCGCTGA